tggcgcacaagtaTGTGCCgagaggtcatctcgggagcgaaaagactagggaatgcatccttcagcgttttttctggcccggggtacatggtgatgtaaaatgttactgtgagtcgtgcctgGAGTATCAAATagcagctcctatgccccattaccggagccccttggtgcccttgcccatcatagaggtgccgtttgagcggatcgcgatggacctagttgggcccttggtaaagtctgctcggggtcaccaacatatattagtggttgtagactacgccaCCCATTACCCCGAaaccgttcctttacgcaatacgtcatccaagggtattgcaaaggaactacttcacatgttctcccgcacgggcataccaaaagagatcctgacggaccaaggaaccccctttatgtcaaaggtcatgaaggaattgtgtaaattgctgaatattaagcacttacagatgtctgtgtaccacccacagacagatggtcttgttgagagatttaataagaccctaaaaagcatgctaaaaaaggtagtcaataaggatgggaaggactgggactgtctgctgccatatttaatgttctcaatccgtgaagtcccacaatcctccactgggttctctccctttgaattagtttatggtagacatccccgggggctccttgatgtagccaagaagacctgggagcacgagcccaccccctacaggagtgttattgaacacatctccctcatgcaagatcgaattgcggcggtcatgcccattgttagagaacatttacagcaggctcaagaagcccaaagccgggtatataacaggtccgccaaggtgagaaccttcaaccctggggatcgggtactagtgttggtgcccaccctagaaagtaaattcctagcaaaatggcaagggccctatgaaataattgagaaagtcggagaggtaaactataaggtgtaccagccaggtaggcggaaaccagaacagttgtaccatgtaaacctaattaagccatggaaggacagagaagccctgactgcagtgagcaccctcCATGGTGGGgacccagaggtgtgtgtatcagggtccaaatcccaacagcaagagtcaagggaatttatacaacgtaatgcagactaaagactttattccatgtgtcactgtctctgactgcttatgcccaggttgctaccgatcctaaacgctaatccctcacagtatgtatgttataagtgtgtataaatatccatgcatcTTCAGATATACTCCATTTTTAGACTGAGGAAGAACCCGAGAgcttcgcaagctcgctattacatcatgtatttttgttagccattaaaaggcatcatatatacaagattacttggtttcttttgctgggaacaatcacacaagAGTTCCTGAGTGATGAATCATGAAACAGAAGTGCCACaaccttttttttaacaatcCATGAGGAAttaccttttttttgcctttgtatAAAATTGGAGCGACAAGTACAGTAGGTACATTCTTGGTCCACAGCAGTGCATGAGCATTGTTTTCCTGATCTATAGAACACAGGTTTATAATATCATAGTACTCATGAGGAACGTCTTTGTGTTGAGAATGTTTTGGAGATGTTCAGGAAAATAGTGTATATCTTGCTATTCAATAggaatatgtgttttttctttgCCTTAGGAGCCTCAGACGGTATTGGCAAAGCCTACGCCGAGGAGTTGGCCAGTCTTGGTGTGAACATCATCTTGTTAGGCCGCAGCACTGAAAAGCTCCAAAATGTGTCTGAATCCATATCTTCAACCTACAGAGTGAAAACTCGTTTCATAGTTGCCGACTTCAGCAAGGGCCCAGAGGTCTTCCAGCCCATTAAGGAGGCTCTAAAAGATGTAGATGTTGGGATTCTGGTGAACAATGCAGGAGTATTTTATGAGTATCCAGCCTGCCTCCTTGAAGTACCAGAAGAAAAAAGTCTGGACATCATCAATGTCAACATTACCGCTGCTGTAATGGTGGTATATGTAGTGCTGCCTGGTATGTTACAACGGAAGAGGGGAGCAATAATCAATGTGGCCTCATCAGCAGGTTGTACAATTACACCCATGATGACAGTGTATGCTGCCTCCAAGGTATTTTTTAAAGCTATAAACCTGATTCTGAATATTTTTAGATGTCACAATATAGCTGAAGATTTTGATAGTTTTCATGCTCTggtctttttcttcctctgcatTATATAACTGAGTGTCATATTTGCAATTGTGATAATTCACTATACCAACTGCAAATGTCAGAGTATAAGAGGTCTCAAAGTAAAGTCATGGGACTGTACATGTATGAATGCTTTATACGCCTGACAAAGCCTGTATTGCGGTACACAAAGGCCCTAGGCTTCCCTATTACAGATCTGTTACCATTTTCATGGCCCTCCATATGATACCTCTGCATGGCACTGTAATTTCCTCTAGAAACAATGCATCTCCATGGGGATAATGACTTCCTAATATAAAATACGAAAAACTGGGTCGGTGGTGCAAGTCTATGAACAAGTAATAGACTCTCGAGACCAGGATTAAAACCTGATTCTTCTTTATTTAACACAGGCATATTTACGCATTTTAGAAACACTGCCCCTTTCTCAGAACAGCTGGATAAAACTGCATAAAATAAAGATAAGCTGGACAAGTTAgaaaataagaaaagaaaaataaagaaaaaaaatacataaaatgctGAAGAATatgaagaatatatatatatatatatatatataaaatctgtgAGCGTAGATGAAAAATAGAACGGATGATGTTTATTTCTTTGTGGGTCAAAGACACCACTTTATGGAAATTTACAATATACTTGTGCTGTATATAGCCCAATGCAGGTACAAATGTACAAGTTTCATAGTTTCAACTATACTTTTTAGACccatataaaggggttgtcccaagaagaCAATGCTCATTCATATTCCCGATTAGGGATGTCATAAGAGTGGGGTTCCCCAATCGAGACAACACTCCCACCCGCCTCTATGAGCCGGAACGGAGAGCTGCTCTGTAAGATTGGCTCCTCTCCTGGCAGCCTTTGAGCTGTCCTTGTATTACCAGGATGACTGGCTGACTGTCACGTGATGCCTGGCTGGCTGTAGCTTCAATCAACAAAATCCGTTCATCCCCCAGGGATCACATTTTGAAGGGTTATCAATGATGGGATAACCTGTTTAAGGATGTATGTTAATGTCGTAGAGATTTCTAAAATTAATTATACTATTTCTTCTAGGCTTTTCTGGAGATGTTCACCAGATCTTTGCAATATGAATATGCTTCCCAGGGAATATTTATACAGAGCTTGACTCCTCTATTTGTGGTCACAAAGATGGTAGACTTTGCTAAATGTTTTCAGAAAAAATCCTTGTTGGTACCACTGGCGAAAGAGTATGCACATAGTGCTGTAAGAACGATCGGAGTATCACTGAATACAGCAGGATACTGGTCTCACTCCATCCAGGTAAATATGGTGAATGACAGATAAGAAAAAGAACACAGAGATGTTAATGGAATATACTGTAATTATGCAGAGGTATCAACCAGATACAACTGCTACTGCTTACCACATCCACCAATGTAATAGTTATTCTGTCCCAAAAAGCTAATGGTGCTTAGATAATCCTGTTTCGACAGCATGTAGTCACAGTATAtcgaaaaaatagaaaaagtccaAATCTCATATCTAAACGTCCATCTGAGTCAAAACTATGACTATGACCATCAGATGTATCCAATTCTGAATATGAAAAATTGACCTTATGGTTTACATTGCAAGTTCTGTGTCTCTTGGACTTGAGTAAGACAGATTTCAGGTCATTTCCTATACCACAAATAAACTTGATCAGTTTGGTAATCTATAAAATACTTATCAAACTTAGACCATTTTGTGGCCATAATTAAATCTTCAAATTTGGCTGTATTATTTTGAAGTTTCTTATCAAGATTCAGGAACTATTGATCAGACAAAAAAGAGGCCCTGGaaattaaaacaaaataaaatattgGCAAAGACTTGCCTTTACTAAGCTGGGCTTAAGGGTGCTTTCAAACgaacgtgtgcgtacataggtgcgcacaaaaccacgcgtctattataACCATTGcttccctatggtatgttcacatgtccatgttttacaggcgtgcaaacgcacgtacctgcaaaacataggacatgtgtgcaccataagcCCGTgatgcgtgtcaatattccctagCAGGGAGTCCCCCTGttactgaacaccgtgacaggactgtcacagtattcagtgacaaagggactccctgcggggagtaaagaatcccctgccacagcagtgaccgctgtggcagaggatcgcaatgttttctcattgctttcaatgggaccggcgcttctgcagtctcattgaaagcaatgggctgccgccaagccctgcagggattttcgaggaagggttttaaatatgagctcttccctgaaaatcatacttaGAACGTGTTTAAaaaatatactcccctctcctcagCCGCCGAGGTTCAGGTGCgtccagctgcgtcttctccctgcactgccttGAATctatttcagcaggcgaggatttaaaatccccgcctgctaaaaggaatgtatctgattggctgagtgctcagccaatcacgggcagtgtttagccattcattgaatgacagctgagcactgcctgtgattagtcacagtgctcagccaatcacaggcagcgcttgtccattcattgaatgacagctgagcactgcctgtgattggtcacagtgctgagacaatcacaggcagagcttggccattcattgaattcaatacataCCTTCTCCACTGCTCAGCCTAAAATGCACTTTACAAATCGACATGCGTCATATGTAAATCATATTAGAATAGTTCAATGGGCAGCTCATTGCTATGTTGTGGATGGCAGTAAGTGATCATCAATGCCTCtccctgattggctgctggcatTATACTTGAGCAGCCAATCAAGAACCAGGGGGAAAGGCTGACAATTGCTTACTGCACAAAACCCAAGACCACTATTCAGCTATTTATCGTCCATCAGACTATTCTAGCATGATTTACATACGATGCATCATGGTTTGAAAATGGGATTTCAAGGCTCTGGCGGCAGGCTAAGCAGCGGGGGAATTATGTATAACCTGTCCTCCTCTTGTCAGCTCTTCTGCTGTACTACGGGTTTATTGGCTGCCAGATGTGCTTTAAAACAAATCATGAGATGGCGTaatacattatattgtaataATGGAAGTAAGGATTTTATTAATGAACTCTTCTTTCAGTTACCTGTAGTCCGCTGGATGCCGGAATGCCTTTGGAAGCCTTTCATCACCTATATCTTAAGCAAAACACGAATGGAGTACCTGTCCAGAAGAAAACACCAGTGAGAAGGGCAGATCTTCAGCCACGCTTATCCCTCATGATCTACTAACACAATATCATGAAACATAATAGAGTAAAAATCCTGATAAAATAGAAGACAGTAATAATGCTTTTTTTAGTAGAACTGCTGGAATGACTACTTTCTagtaataaaaaatgtatatactgcccattATGTTTGGCATTGCAGCTtggctccattaaccccttcggTGGCGGGtctcttaccaccctgtcgtgcccaccagtgtaggttttttaaatggaccaatcattcaactaattttccagtcacgttccaagagccataactttttcatttttccattgacacggccatatgagggcttgttttttgccggacaagttctattttttgatggcatcattttggggtatatataatgtattgtataacttttgtgaaaacatttgtagggagattggggaaaaaaaagaaattctggcacttgtttttgcattttatttttacggcgttcagcgtgcagaattaatagtgtgataacattattctctgagtcacatgattctggcgataccaagtttatacagttttttttcatgttttgctatttttgtacatttaaaacttttttttttttcttaaaagtttGCTTTTTTGTCACCACATTTCAAgagctgtattaattttttttccattgccagaacactagaagggcttgttttttgtgtgggatgaactctagtcttcatttatccaatttttaggaacatgtaaaatattgatcactttttattccattttttttctaggggcaagattaacaaaatctgtaattctggcaagtttttaatttttacttttcACTGCGTTCTCTTAGCAGTAGATATATTAtaataaagtaattctacagtcCAGTACGATTATGCTGATACCAAaatataatagttttttttcttttctgcaactttttcacagtttaaaaaaaacagtaataaaagtttaaatcaccctccttttgccatatctataataaaaaaaaccgaAATCATTaaaggaaaaatacatatttggtatcgccgcgtccgcaaaagtccgatttatcaaactagtgcattatttacccccacacggtgaacgtagtccaaaaaaagaaaaaaaaatgcactttttcagtcaccctgtctcccagaaaaaatgcaataaaaagcgatcaacaagtcatatgtattccgaattggtgcTTGCGTAAACtaaaggacatcccgcaaaatatgtgctctcgcacaactatgtcgacggaaaaatagaaaagttattgtgcgcaaaagatgcagctgaaaataattttaaaaattaagtcattgaaaaaaatacaagtactacagcaaaaaaaaaactatacaagtttggtatcgtagtaatcgtactgactagagatgagcgagtatactcgctaaaggcaattgcttgagcgagtacctgcccgctcgagactgaaggttcaggtgccggcgcgggggagcggtgagtggcggctgtcagcaggagggagcgggggggaaggggagagggagagagagatctccccgctctcccccgcagctccctgcccgccgccggcacccgaaccttcagtctcgagcgggcaggtactcgctaaaggcaatgctcgctcgcgcaattgcctttagcgagtatactcgctcatctctagtactgacccatagaataaagttatcatgtcatttttgttgcagtctgtgTGCCGTAgtaacaaaacgcactgaaagatggcggaatgtgttttgttttttttttcccattttactccacttagaattttggaAAAGTTTCTCAGTATATtacatggtactttaaatagcaccattgaaaaatacaactcgctccacaaaaaacaagccctcatacagtgaggttgatcaatgaataaataaatgagttatgattttttaaaaggggggacgAAAAAACGAAAAGGGGAAATAAGAAGCCacattattaaggggttaaataatgtactaactttcttctctgggtcattgtgaatgcagggataccacatgtgtaattttatttttaattttttagaaagtaaagggagaaaggtgttttcctttttatttaaaaaaaaatttttttgtccctttagggaacttccacagagagccatcaggaccccctggtcacattgcgggggtccggtggtgtcagccctttacatgctgcggtcacatagaccgcagcatgtaaacggttaaacagcagagatcagaggttttctccattctctgctgtgtaagagttggtgcccggctatcctctggcagagggagccccctccctctgtcagccctttacatgctgcggtctcaTAGACcgcaacatgtaaagggttaacacagcagagatcggaggcttTCTCtcctgtaagagctggtgcctggctatcttctgacagccaagcaccagctctccctgccacagagaccatcggctgacttctgacaagctgatggtgtctatggcaacctgtaaacaaagcagtgcaggagtttaaaactaGAAGCGGGAAGTTGCTGATAGAACGGTAATATCTTTCTGCTTCTttgtttaaagtcctgcactgttctgtgtgggactgtgcaggcacagcacaatgccacagcttatggcattgtgctgtgcaggtcccatagtgaaacatagcctggaaatcttccaggctgtatcagtatgggcagtggagcttgtcccggaaaatttctgggcatgTCACTCAAGTAGCTAAAGGGAAAAGAATTGAGCTGAGCGCAATAAGAAGATGTAACCATattttctaatcctgaacaatTCTTCTAATATACTGTACATCATATTAAAGAAGATTGGTGATCCAGAAATGTTATAgtgaatatgtgtatatatactgtgatgtgTAAAAGCTTTAGGTTGGTGTTATAAAgaaagaatgctttaaaaaagacaagtgataggctacattcacatggatgAACACGATATCGAGCCGAGACACTCAGCCCATAATTGCGCGTGCCAATGTGCAGTTTTCATGCGAATGCAAGGGGTTTTTTATTCAAAAACtcctcacatcacttctgtgatTTTGATGAGAAACATCATACATgtgagtgccatgcgatgtcttttaaggtgccattgaaaacaatgggcgaggcgttcaaAAGAATGCCAAAagatagaaaatgctgcaattttcatccaaaagaatggagttcatattcatacAAGTTTTGTGTATGTCTCAACACACAAAATtctcgctcatgtaaataaacccTTGGAGCTCAATCAGATGAGcggttttttcacgcatgtatagacTCATTAAAAAAACGCCAGATGCATGTGAAAAGAACACCTGACCAAagctaaaattcgcacataaatagtgtggccccattgaaagcaatgggagaggattgctatcccctgctgcggctgtgacaactgcagcagagaattccttggatgtgaaaccactggatgctgtcacatccagggacttcaccttgttgtcaatggggccggcgacagcagtgctggccccattgacaacatagggagaagatctctgccacagctgtgacagttgtggcaggggattccttcattcccgtggggagtcccctcatcactgaagactgtgacagcactgtcagtgttcattgatgaggggactccccacggggatgaaagaatccccagcCTCAACTGTTAcagcagtgatcttctcccatcctcccatggtcacagtgctcagccaatcaaaggcagcacttccacgaggtggggatttttcaatccccagccagaagaaatgaagaagaacagtgtcggggaccTGAGAAGAACATGCGCCGGTGCCGGACAGTG
The Eleutherodactylus coqui strain aEleCoq1 chromosome 11, aEleCoq1.hap1, whole genome shotgun sequence genome window above contains:
- the LOC136582123 gene encoding inactive hydroxysteroid dehydrogenase-like protein 1, with the protein product MEILAVVGASYIMWKGLNLLSGCYRFIKHQIFTRIFSNTKTILQYGEWAVVTGASDGIGKAYAEELASLGVNIILLGRSTEKLQNVSESISSTYRVKTRFIVADFSKGPEVFQPIKEALKDVDVGILVNNAGVFYEYPACLLEVPEEKSLDIINVNITAAVMVVYVVLPGMLQRKRGAIINVASSAGCTITPMMTVYAASKAFLEMFTRSLQYEYASQGIFIQSLTPLFVVTKMVDFAKCFQKKSLLVPLAKEYAHSAVRTIGVSLNTAGYWSHSIQLPVVRWMPECLWKPFITYILSKTRMEYLSRRKHQ